The Listeria swaminathanii genome segment ATATGAACAATTACATAAACAGGCTCTGCCAAACCACTTTCTAACGTCACTTGATAGTCCCCAATCTTACTAAAATCAACTGCTGCTTCAAAGTCTGTCGTTATTTTCGAGTTATCTGATGTTGATGCATGGACCTCGTTTAAAAAGTCCGTTTCAGATTTTGTACTATCTATGCTGTAGTTAATTTCTTTGTCCGCTAAAATCAGTGGGACGTTTTCCGTTTTAATATGCACAGTTACTTGGAAAGGAGTCGCAGCCACGCCGTCAGAGTTCGTGGAGTTCAGCGTCACTTGATAGTCTCCAGGCACTTCTAAGTTAACAGCAACATCAAAATTACTGGTAATTACAGAATCATCATTAGTCGAGGCATGAATATCTTGTAAAAACATTTCTTCAGTAACTCCCGCCAGTTTATCGTACGAAATCTCTGAGTCAGCGGAAATCACTGGAGCAGGGGCTTTTTCAACATGGACAGTTACTTGAACAGGGACAGCTGAAATTCCATCCGCGTTACTTGCATTCAACGTCACTTGATAATCCCCGGCACTACTTAAATCTACTGCTGTAGCAAAATCACTTGTAATCGAGGAGCCGTCAGTTGTTGAAGCAGAGATATCGGATAAAAATTCCGCCTCTGTCACAGAACTATTTTTGGCATAGCTAATCTCTGGATTTGCCGAGATAATCGGAGCTGGCAAAGCTTTAACAATCGGTACGGTTACAGTTCCAGAAAAAGATGTTCTGACATTCGCTGTAGAAAAAGTGTAGCTTGTCGACTCGACCGAATCTGGTAAATTGTTCCAAGTAATCGAACCGTCTGCGTAATGACCATTATTGCTAATTGTTTGAGGTGCGGGGGTATTCCCCCAAGCGTTAATTTGATTTTGGATAGTGGCTACATTATCAATATTTTTCGCCGGATCACTAGTTACTTTTTGTCCGTGCAAGTCAATACTAAGGTTTTTATTATTTTGTAAATCATCCGCTATATCAGCTTCTTCTATAGAGGAAATATGGTTAGACTGCGCTCTAATAAGGAATGCTGTGGGGCTGATGCCAGTTATATCAGGAAATGCTGTCAAATTATTGTTATCTAAATTAACTTGGGTAATTTGCGGTGTATCTTTAATAGTGATATCTGCTAACAGTTCTCTATTTGTAATAGAAATGGAGCCAGCAAGAGCGGGCAACGATTCTAATGTAACTTTTTGCAAGTTAGGTGTATTTGCAATCGTAATATCTGAATTAGCCTCTTTAAAATCGTAAAATCTACTTGCTTTAGCCAAATTTTTCATAGTTAAATCTGTAAGTGCTGTACAGTTTTCTAAATCAAGTTGTTTCAAAGCATCAAGCCCGTCAAGCTCCACTTTTTGCAAATAAAGGTTATCTTGCAGTAGAAAAGTCGTCAATTTATCAAGATTCTCAAAGTTGTCTACGTTCGTAATGTGCGTTTTAAAAGCCTCTATTTTCGTTAAATTACTCATACTGGATAAAGGTTCAACACTTGTTATAGGTGTATTGTCGATATAAAGTTCCGTCATGTCTTTTCCTTGAAGTGGAGATAAATCACTTATATTAGTAGACGAAATTCGAAGCACTTGTAGGTTATCAAGAGGGCGAAGATAATCAATTTGAGATAAATCATTACTTCCTATAGATAAGGTTCCAAGCTTAAGATTGGCCTGTGTGTAATTTGCGATATCGTCATCATTAAGCTCGTTACCAGTAAGATAAAGCGTTTTAAGGGTAGAGATATTTCCCATAGCTATGTCAGCCAAATGGTTATTTCGTAAATCTAACATTGTTAAAAGTGGTAAATCATTTAGTTCGACAGATTGTAAAGATAACTCACTGAAAACAAGGTCGGATAAATTAGGAAGATTTTTTACAGTAAGTTTTTCTAGAATCGAGCTATTCATTATGACTCCAGAATATGAAAAGGCATTATCAGAATAAATCTGGGACATTTTGGGCAAATTAATACAAGATAGTTCAAGTAAAGCGGTGTTTCCTTGGAAGTCGGCAAATTGCAAATTACTCATACTATCTAAAGAGACACTGGTTAGCTGGTTATCGCGCATATTTAACTTGGTGAGCGCATCTAAATTCTCTAACCCTGGAATAGCAGTGATTTGGTTATTATTTAGTATTACAGAAGTAAGTTTTGTTAAGTTTTTAATTTCATCAATCGTGGTTATTGCATTATTAGGAAGGTTAATTGACGTTAAATTAGATAGGCGAGATATACCGGTCAAATCCGCTATACCAGCATTGTCCGCAGAAATTGTTTTAATCGTATCTAATTGTTGTTGAGTCACAGTCACATCTACAGAAATATGCAGCTGATTAGCGATATAATTAGCTAGCACGTCATCAGGGAAAATAGTAGAAAGTGTTTCAGAGGCGTTGCTAGGACTGTTTTTTAGGGAGCTTTTAGTTGTTTCCGGGGCTGAATAATTTTCCGATTGATTATCTTCTTTCGCATAAACTGGAGTGGAAACAGCTAAAAAGGCAAGATTTAGCGTAATTAGATAATGTAAGTTTTTCTTTATTTTCATAGTTACCTTCCTTTACGAAATTATTTCTATAAAGTAAATTATACAGCAACAAAAACATTAAAAAGTCTCTGTAAAGTACCTTGTTCGGCTTTTATGTGAGTGGATTATAGAGGTGAGGAGACGCTTAATTGTTTGTCAGGTTAGGCAAACAGGCTAATTTGCTTCGTTTATTGTAATGTCGAGGTTGTCATTGGTTTGCCACAATTCAATGGTTTTAGGTCTATTGAATTAACAAATATTTTCATTTGGGCTAGTGGTCATTGAATGTTAATGAAGAGAATGCAGTCAGGAATGTAACAATCGCTATAATGATAAATATGCATCAGTCCATTCCAAAATATAATAATAGCTTAGAAGCGGAAAATCCATATTATAAATAGTACTTTTTTGGAAAATAAAGCAATTTTCAATAATGTGCCATTAAATTAGATTAAAAAGTAATTTAAAAGACTATATGCGCAGTGTAAAAATAGAAATGTGTAAAATCTCCAATATCCAGAGAGAGTAAATGTAATTCTAGCAATCATTTCCATTCGTATTACCAAAATACTCTAAATAAAGTAATAAAATAGTACGCGAAAATAAGCTGTTTTGAACAATTTACTCCAAAACAGCTTATTTTGTCATAAAATAGACACAAAAAACCTTTGTTTAAGTCTAATCTTAGCACCTGCAAATAGTGCCTTTAAGGATATAATCTTATTTGTGATTAAATGAGGGACATCTTATACATAAATGGCGGGTGTTTTTTTGTTTTAAGCGATTAATACACATAAAATATAATTTTTTATACAACTAGGAGGAAAATCGTGAAAAGAAAAATAAGTTTTATTATTGTAGCAGGGGCAATTCTTTTCCAGTCGTTAAATGTAATTCCTTTAACTACATGGGCGATAGAAGGAGAAGAAAGCACAGGGAATGAAGAAACAGCTAGCACTACGCTAAATTTGATCTTGCATTCTAATGGTCGAGTTACAGTCTTTCCTCGTGAAGCGGGTACTTTAATTTCTGTACCAGCAAGACCGGGGAAAGAAGGGCACACATTTGTTGGATGGTTTGATGAGCCGACTGGTGGAAATCCGTGGAATTTTGATACTCCAATGCCAGCGACCGACTTGAATTTATACGCACAATTTAGAATTAACAGCTACACTGCTACATTAATCTCAGAAGAAAGAACCGCAACGCAAAAAGTGGTCTACCAAGAAACAGTGAATGAGCCAACGAAGCCAAAGAAAGAAGGCTATACGTTTACAGGTTGGTATGACGCAGAAACAGGCGGAAACAAATGGGATTTCGCAACAGATAAAATGCCCGGAGATAATATGACTTTATATGCACAGTTTAGAGCTAATGCTTTCCCTGTCAACTTTACAACAGAAGGCACAGCTACTACACAAATAGTTGATTATCCTGGTGTCATTAAAGAACCAACTGCTCCAACCAAAGTAGGCTATAAGTTTATGGGTTGGTATGATGCAGAAACAGACGGAAACAAATGGGATTTCCAAAACCCAATGCAAGCAAATGAAGTAACTTTATATGCCCAGTTTAGCCTTGCTAGCTATACTGCTACATTAAATGCGGACGGTACGACTACTACGCAAACAACGGATTACGAAGGTCTTCTAGAAGAGCCAACAGCACCAACGAAAGACGGCTACACATTTACAGGTTGGTATGATGCAAAAACAGGTGGAAAGAAATGGGACTTCCAAACAGATAAAATGCCAGCAAAAGATTTCATTCTGTATGCTCAGTTCAGTAAAAATGCAGAAAGTGCTGTTGAGAAGCCAGCGCAACCTATTATTGGAGCAATTGCGCCATCAAACGCGCCTTCGAATACAACATCGAATACGATAGCCGATCCTGCAAAGAAAAACCAACTAAGTAATAAACTACCATTAACAGGTAATCAAGAAAATATCTTATACTTATTAGGCGGATTATTACTCATTGGTGGAGCATTACGAATTTTCAAGAAGACTTCTGCTAAATAATACGTAGAAAATTAAAAGCTGAATTTGGCCATAATGGTCAAACTCAGCTTTTTTTGTATATATATCGATACAATTTGTACAGGGATGCAAAGCTATTTTTCCTATTTTGGTACTTAATGTATCAAGAGGGACTTTTCGAAAAGAGAAGGGAGGAAATGTGGCATACATATAATCACAACTATACCACATGGGTGAAAACTGTTTAATAGCAATCGATTCCAAGCTATACGAATGGATTTATTGTTTTCTGAAGAAGCGATAATTGTTTGAAAACTCCAAATGACGCATTCACAAATAAGACATATTTAGAATGATTGTAGTGGATTTGAGTCTATTTTTAGTATTTTCGCAAAGGGTTTTATAGATATAATACTAATGTGAGTTCATGCGCGTACCTTCTATTGAATTTAATAGGTACGTTTTTTTATGGCAACTTATATATTTAATTAGCAACTTTGATAAGGAGGACAATCGTGAAAAGAAAAGTAGGTTTTATAATTGCAGCAGGAATGATTCTTTTCCAATCATTTAATGCGTATCCTTTAGCAGCCTTGGCTTCAGAAAACGAAGAAAAGCCTAAAGAAGAAACACCCCAAAAAGTAGGGAATTTAAAAGCAACCTTCCCAGGAGGTAGCCTTTACAAAACTTTGTTCCCTGATGAAGCTTTAGCTAAAGCTGTTTTAAAAGAAGTATATGGTAATGATGATAGTGATCCCAATTTAGTGGTATTACAAAGAGATTTGGACAAAGTTACATCATTAACAGCTGTATCGAAGGGTATTACTAATTTAGCAGGTATCGAGTACCTGACTAATTTAACTAGCTTAGATTTAAGATCAAACCAAATTACTAATTTCACTTTTAAAGGTGAAAAAGTTTTACCAGAATTAACTAGTATTAATTTAACTGGTAATGATTTAACGAAGCTTGATATTCAAGATCAACCTAAATTAACTAAAGTTGCTACTGATACGCAAGGTTCAGCAGAGTTAACTGAGGTCGTTTTAAAAAATCTTCCAGCGTTAAAACAAGCAGGTAGTTTTGCGGATGGCGGTCTAGATATTATTAATTTCGCCACAACGCCTACA includes the following:
- a CDS encoding LapB repeat-containing protein, which produces MKIKKNLHYLITLNLAFLAVSTPVYAKEDNQSENYSAPETTKSSLKNSPSNASETLSTIFPDDVLANYIANQLHISVDVTVTQQQLDTIKTISADNAGIADLTGISRLSNLTSINLPNNAITTIDEIKNLTKLTSVILNNNQITAIPGLENLDALTKLNMRDNQLTSVSLDSMSNLQFADFQGNTALLELSCINLPKMSQIYSDNAFSYSGVIMNSSILEKLTVKNLPNLSDLVFSELSLQSVELNDLPLLTMLDLRNNHLADIAMGNISTLKTLYLTGNELNDDDIANYTQANLKLGTLSIGSNDLSQIDYLRPLDNLQVLRISSTNISDLSPLQGKDMTELYIDNTPITSVEPLSSMSNLTKIEAFKTHITNVDNFENLDKLTTFLLQDNLYLQKVELDGLDALKQLDLENCTALTDLTMKNLAKASRFYDFKEANSDITIANTPNLQKVTLESLPALAGSISITNRELLADITIKDTPQITQVNLDNNNLTAFPDITGISPTAFLIRAQSNHISSIEEADIADDLQNNKNLSIDLHGQKVTSDPAKNIDNVATIQNQINAWGNTPAPQTISNNGHYADGSITWNNLPDSVESTSYTFSTANVRTSFSGTVTVPIVKALPAPIISANPEISYAKNSSVTEAEFLSDISASTTDGSSITSDFATAVDLSSAGDYQVTLNASNADGISAVPVQVTVHVEKAPAPVISADSEISYDKLAGVTEEMFLQDIHASTNDDSVITSNFDVAVNLEVPGDYQVTLNSTNSDGVAATPFQVTVHIKTENVPLILADKEINYSIDSTKSETDFLNEVHASTSDNSKITTDFEAAVDFSKIGDYQVTLESGLAEPVYVIVHIVETPITNKTDLATNDVPLTIKSEPVNQKSVSTLPITGDSTLNNSLLVTLGITIVASGVFLLRRFRK